In one Neobacillus sp. CF12 genomic region, the following are encoded:
- a CDS encoding IclR family transcriptional regulator, which yields MTTETKAAGIQSLQIGLNILEILAMDKVPLKFTDIQNRTSMTKGNLYKYLATLCQFGLISRNPHTNTYTLGHKLVQLGNVALGQSSLIEVVIPYFKKITENTNLTVLLAVPSIKGPLISFILSADYGINIGAQMGTHLPLSSSTGVVFSAFEKDVITKEWKEAELSKLTKSKIKQFQGEIEKTRALFFASKTEPLINHVSSFSVPILNFNNELLGAITIVGITETVPKTADHHIGQYVLNVAKEISEYFGFKK from the coding sequence ATGACAACTGAAACGAAAGCCGCCGGTATACAGTCCTTACAAATTGGGTTAAACATATTAGAAATCTTAGCAATGGATAAAGTGCCTCTAAAATTTACTGATATTCAAAACCGAACCTCTATGACAAAAGGCAATTTATATAAATATTTGGCAACACTATGCCAATTTGGATTAATCTCTCGAAATCCTCATACAAACACCTATACACTTGGACACAAATTAGTTCAGTTAGGAAATGTTGCTTTAGGCCAATCTTCTTTAATTGAAGTGGTTATTCCTTATTTCAAAAAGATTACTGAGAACACGAATCTAACAGTTTTACTAGCTGTTCCTTCTATAAAGGGACCATTAATTTCATTTATTTTAAGTGCAGATTATGGAATAAATATCGGTGCACAAATGGGGACACACTTGCCGCTCTCTTCTTCTACTGGAGTCGTTTTTTCTGCCTTTGAAAAAGATGTCATTACGAAGGAATGGAAAGAAGCAGAATTATCGAAGCTCACTAAAAGTAAAATAAAGCAATTTCAAGGGGAAATAGAAAAAACAAGAGCATTGTTTTTTGCATCGAAAACGGAACCGCTAATTAATCATGTCTCATCTTTTAGTGTCCCGATATTAAATTTCAATAATGAACTGCTCGGTGCCATTACCATCGTTGGTATTACTGAGACAGTACCAAAAACTGCCGACCATCACATTGGACAATATGTTCTCAATGTCGCAAAAGAAATTTCGGAATATTTCGGTTTCAAGAAATAG
- a CDS encoding fumarylacetoacetate hydrolase family protein, with protein sequence MKLINYTVAGHTRAGAIVDNQVIDLNYAYQAQLKAEGKYRFEAIAKAYVPENTDELYQGGKESLILAQNAIDFILANPESFDKKVIYNREEVKVGAPVQKPGKIICVGHNYREHILEMGRELPSHPVIFAKFANTILGPEDDIPHYPISEQLDYEAEFTFVVGKQARNVAEEDALDYVAGYTITNDVTYRDIQRRTLQWLQGKTVDGSAPMGPYLVTSDELQNPSGLDVVLKVNGEVRQKTNTANLVFSVQKLVAFLSNLMTLEPGDVVLTGTPGGVGVAMNPPQFLKDGDVVRIEIDQIGALENKVKATEVLASV encoded by the coding sequence ATGAAACTTATTAATTATACGGTCGCTGGGCATACACGTGCAGGGGCAATCGTTGACAACCAGGTAATCGACTTAAACTATGCCTACCAAGCCCAATTAAAAGCAGAAGGAAAATACAGATTCGAAGCAATCGCAAAAGCATATGTGCCAGAAAATACAGACGAGTTATACCAAGGTGGTAAAGAATCGCTGATTCTTGCACAAAATGCAATCGATTTCATTCTTGCTAATCCTGAAAGTTTTGATAAAAAAGTAATTTACAATCGCGAAGAAGTTAAAGTAGGAGCACCTGTTCAAAAGCCAGGCAAAATTATTTGTGTTGGTCACAACTACCGCGAACACATTTTAGAAATGGGTCGAGAACTCCCATCACACCCAGTTATTTTCGCTAAATTTGCCAATACAATCTTGGGGCCTGAGGACGATATTCCACACTATCCGATTTCTGAACAACTTGACTATGAGGCAGAATTTACCTTTGTTGTTGGCAAACAAGCGCGCAATGTTGCCGAAGAAGATGCATTAGACTATGTTGCAGGTTACACCATTACAAATGATGTAACTTATCGTGATATCCAACGACGCACACTTCAATGGTTACAAGGAAAAACCGTAGATGGCAGTGCACCAATGGGACCATATTTAGTAACATCCGATGAATTACAAAATCCATCTGGCTTAGATGTTGTTCTTAAAGTAAATGGTGAAGTACGTCAAAAAACGAATACTGCCAATCTAGTATTCTCCGTCCAAAAATTAGTAGCTTTCTTATCAAATTTAATGACGTTAGAGCCAGGAGATGTTGTATTAACAGGGACTCCTGGAGGGGTTGGAGTTGCGATGAATCCTCCGCAATTTTTAAAAGATGGAGATGTTGTTCGTATTGAAATCGACCAAATTGGCGCCCTTGAAAATAAAGTAAAGGCAACAGAAGTCCTAGCCAGTGTTTAA
- a CDS encoding DinB family protein, which produces MATAVLNEKVETFKKSIEDIAAVLKNTEETALFIKPSENEWSAMQIVSHILEAVEFWVADLEALLVVPGAKWGRNHEHVRRLVAVDENVVSRIKKDDAITALQNLVPKVEAALVKVNAEDLVKTAPSYNPNFDGKPLSFLVDHLIVKHVTGHYGQIVRHLEKVR; this is translated from the coding sequence ATGGCAACAGCAGTACTGAATGAAAAAGTGGAAACTTTTAAAAAGAGCATAGAAGATATTGCAGCGGTATTGAAAAATACGGAAGAGACGGCGCTTTTCATTAAACCTTCGGAAAATGAATGGTCAGCGATGCAAATTGTATCTCATATTTTAGAGGCAGTTGAATTTTGGGTTGCAGATTTGGAAGCACTGCTAGTTGTTCCCGGTGCAAAATGGGGACGCAATCATGAACATGTACGTCGGTTAGTTGCAGTAGATGAAAACGTGGTATCTCGTATTAAGAAAGATGATGCCATAACTGCGCTACAAAACTTGGTCCCAAAGGTGGAGGCAGCACTTGTAAAAGTGAACGCAGAGGATTTAGTAAAGACAGCTCCAAGCTATAATCCTAACTTTGACGGAAAACCGTTATCCTTTTTAGTCGACCATTTAATCGTTAAGCACGTAACTGGACATTACGGGCAAATTGTACGCCATTTAGAAAAAGTTAGATAA
- a CDS encoding FAD-dependent monooxygenase yields MTNISDIIVVGGGIGGLAAALSIQETGKSVAIFEQAPEFGEVGAGIQLAPNALEVLDRLGVKEEILKYAVLPKRLVLKDVYTAKELATLDLGEGFQKEFGQPYIVLHRSDLHRVLYEACQKSSNIKFFTNQTIQTAEQNGDTVTIVNQNGETFSTEAVIGADGVKSNMRKQLIDDKPVNSAYVAYRGTIPIEEVSTNANLDLDDVIMWIGPNLHMVQYPVRRGELYNQVVVFKSYDATVEDWGTPEEMARRFENCHPKVENALTYINRQFRWQMYDREPIDNWTTGKITLLGDSGHAMLQYLAQGGVQALEDAFVLGEKLKEHNSYEEAFNAYQEIRIPRSAVVQGSARRWGEIIHAEDPTALALRNFIFENHKPTDYKVVDFLYGYFKKNYQRVNC; encoded by the coding sequence ATGACTAATATAAGCGATATTATTGTAGTAGGTGGAGGAATCGGTGGTTTAGCAGCAGCTCTATCAATCCAGGAAACTGGTAAATCGGTGGCGATTTTTGAGCAAGCACCTGAATTTGGAGAAGTAGGTGCCGGTATTCAGTTGGCACCTAATGCATTAGAAGTTTTAGACCGTCTAGGAGTAAAGGAAGAAATATTAAAATATGCGGTATTACCAAAACGTCTCGTTCTAAAAGATGTTTATACCGCAAAAGAATTAGCAACGCTTGATTTAGGGGAAGGTTTCCAAAAAGAATTCGGCCAGCCATATATCGTATTGCATCGATCTGATTTACACAGAGTTCTTTATGAAGCATGTCAAAAAAGCAGCAATATCAAATTCTTTACAAATCAAACGATTCAAACAGCAGAACAAAATGGAGATACGGTAACCATTGTCAACCAAAATGGTGAAACGTTTAGTACAGAAGCAGTTATTGGTGCAGATGGAGTAAAATCAAACATGCGTAAGCAACTGATTGATGACAAACCAGTAAACTCTGCCTATGTAGCCTATCGTGGAACGATTCCAATCGAAGAAGTGTCTACTAACGCAAACTTAGACCTAGATGATGTCATCATGTGGATTGGACCAAACCTGCATATGGTACAATATCCGGTTCGTCGTGGAGAGCTTTATAACCAAGTAGTAGTATTTAAATCCTATGATGCTACTGTTGAAGACTGGGGAACTCCAGAAGAAATGGCACGTCGTTTTGAAAATTGTCATCCAAAAGTTGAAAACGCTTTAACTTACATTAACCGTCAATTCCGTTGGCAAATGTATGACCGTGAACCAATCGACAACTGGACAACAGGCAAAATTACGCTATTGGGAGACTCAGGTCATGCAATGCTTCAATATTTAGCTCAAGGCGGCGTTCAAGCACTTGAAGATGCGTTTGTATTAGGTGAGAAATTAAAAGAACATAATTCATACGAAGAAGCATTTAACGCATATCAAGAAATTCGTATTCCACGTTCTGCAGTGGTACAAGGTTCAGCACGCAGATGGGGTGAAATTATTCACGCGGAGGATCCAACTGCACTTGCACTTCGTAACTTTATTTTTGAAAATCACAAACCAACGGATTATAAGGTTGTCGATTTCCTATATGGCTATTTCAAGAAAAATTACCAGCGTGTAAATTGCTAA
- a CDS encoding alpha/beta hydrolase gives MRKALRVLLFSFLFTFSLGFYFTNRLMYMKKKDEQFIVQREKEAGRFNPEHFESLPKREVIIDSPFGYPIKALLVEPHESNRYVIISHGVTETKINSIKYMNLFLERGFNAVIYDHRRHGESGGKTTSFGHYEKFDLKAVIDWLKKEKGPTLTLGIHGESMGAATMLLYAGMLEDGADFYIADCPFSDLKEQVSYQLKKEFKNVSTLLIPIADFILRFREKYSIRHVSPISVIENIKHPILFIHSENDDFILPTMTKELYEKKQGPKMLYLAANGRHAQSFNENPEDYRRVIDKFLTKYVETA, from the coding sequence GTGAGAAAGGCACTGCGAGTTCTTTTATTTTCATTTCTGTTTACATTTTCTTTAGGTTTTTATTTTACAAATCGGCTTATGTATATGAAAAAGAAGGATGAACAATTTATAGTACAGCGGGAAAAGGAAGCGGGAAGATTTAACCCCGAGCATTTCGAATCACTTCCAAAGCGAGAAGTTATCATTGATTCCCCTTTTGGCTATCCCATTAAAGCGCTGCTGGTAGAACCACACGAGTCCAATCGCTATGTGATTATTTCTCATGGTGTGACAGAAACAAAAATTAATTCAATAAAATATATGAATCTATTCTTGGAACGCGGATTTAATGCCGTCATTTACGATCATCGACGCCATGGTGAATCAGGGGGTAAAACAACCAGCTTTGGCCATTATGAAAAATTCGATTTAAAGGCGGTTATAGATTGGTTAAAAAAAGAGAAGGGGCCCACTCTTACGCTTGGTATCCACGGAGAATCCATGGGGGCAGCTACGATGCTTTTGTACGCTGGAATGCTTGAGGATGGCGCAGATTTTTATATAGCGGACTGTCCGTTCTCTGATTTGAAAGAGCAAGTATCTTATCAACTAAAAAAAGAATTCAAAAATGTATCGACATTATTAATTCCAATTGCTGATTTTATTTTACGCTTTCGTGAAAAATATTCGATTCGTCACGTCTCACCCATCTCAGTTATTGAAAATATTAAACATCCTATTCTTTTTATTCACAGCGAAAACGATGATTTTATTCTCCCAACGATGACAAAGGAATTATATGAGAAAAAACAAGGTCCAAAAATGCTTTATCTCGCTGCAAATGGTCGCCATGCTCAGTCATTTAATGAAAATCCCGAAGATTATCGGAGAGTTATCGATAAATTTTTGACCAAATACGTTGAGACTGCTTAA